CGGCCCAGGACCTCAGAGCCGGGCGGCACCGTGACCAGGCTGCCCGCGGCGGCGCAGCAGGATCGCGGGGCTACCGGTACCTGCACCACGCCGTCGATGACCACTCGCGCGTGGCGTATTCGGAGATCCTCGATGACGAACGCAAGGAGACCGCGGCAGGGTTCTGGGAACGGGCCAACGCGTTCTTCGCCGAGATCGGAGTCACCGTGACCGCGGTGATGACCGATAACGGATCCTGCTACCGCTCGCGTGTGTTCGCCGCGGCCCTGGGCCCGAGTATCAAGCACAAGCGGACCAGGCCGTACCGGCCCCAGACCAACGGGAAAGTCGAACGCTTCAACCGGACGCTGGCCGCCGAATGGGCCTACGCCGCCCCGTACACCAGTGACACCGAACGCGCAGCGGCCTACCAGCACTGGCTGCACCACTACAATCACCACCGACCCCACACCGGGATCGGCGGCCTCGTCCCCTCAGCCCGCGTTCACAACCTCACGGGGAAGTACACCTAGGGCGCTCACGCGGCCGATATGGCCGCGCGGGCGCTCCGGGCGCCGTCGCCGTCCCGGCCGGTAACGGAATCGTCAGCCCAGCGCCTGCGTCTCCTCGGGGAGGTCGGCGAGCAGATGACCCAGTCGATCCCGTTTGGTGCGCAGATACCGGATGTTCTCCAGCGTCGGCACCGTCTCCAGCGGAACCCGGCGGGACACCGGAATGCCCTGATCCTCCAGTCGCCGGACCTTGTCCGGGTTGTTGGTCAGCAGAGCCGCCTGTTCGACGCCGAGGTGCGCCAGGATCTGGCCGGCCACCGCGTAGTCGCGCGCGTCGACCGGCGCGCCGACCGAGGTGTTGGCGTCCACCGTGTCCAGCCCCTCCGCCTGCCGACGGTAGGCCAGCAGTTTGCGGCCGAGACCGATCCCCCGGCCCTCGTGGCCGGTCAAATACACCACCACGCCGCCGCCCGCGGCCACCATCGCGGCGACGGAGACCGCGAGCTGTTCCCCGCAGTCGCACCGGCGGGACGCGAACAGGTCGCCGGTCAGGCATTCGCTGTGGATGCGCACCAGAACGTCCGCGCGTCCGGCGATGTCGCCGTAGACCATCGCGAGATGCTCCACGCCGCCGCTGGCGTAGGCGTAGGCGTGGGCCCGTCCGGCGGCCGTCGGCACCGGGGCGTTTCCGGTCGGGCGCAGCCGCTGGAACTCCTCCAGTTGGCCCACCGTGATCACCGGCAGGCCGTGCCGCGCGGCGAAGCGATGCGCGTCCTCGCCGCGCAGCATGTCCCGTCGATCCGCGGAGACCAGCTCACAGATGAGCGCGACCGGGGTGCATCCGGCGATCCGGCACAGCGCCACCCCGGCCTCGGTGTGTCCGGCACGCGCGGCCAGACCCCGGCGGTGCTCGGCGAGCGGGAAGGTGTGACCCGGCGAGGTGAAGTCCGCCGGCGTGCTGCGGGCGTCGGCAAGCGCCCGGATGGTCGCCGACCGGTCGATCGCGCTGATCCCGGTGCCCGCCCCGCGCAAGTCGACGCTGCGGAGGAACGCGGTCTGGTGCACGTCAGTGTTGTCGTCCACCATCGGCGGCAGCCCGAGCCGGTCGGCGTGCTCGCGCGGCATCGGGACGCACAGCAACCCGGAGGTGTGCTCGACGAAGAAGGCGACCGCGTCGACGGTGGCGGATTCGGCCGCCATGATCAGGTCGGCTTCGTTCTCGCGCGCGGTGTCGTCGAGCACCACGGCCATGCCGCCGGCCGCGATCACGGCGGCGGCATCGCGGACCGTGCCGCCGGTGGCGGTCACCGAGCGGGACAAGGCGGGGTGGGTCATCGTTTCTCTCCAGACGGCGGATGCGGCAGATGGGTGCCGAAGGTACGTGCGTGATAGGTCAGTGGTGCGCGGGCGGCGGTGTCCACGTCGGTGACCGTGCCGAAGACCACGGTGTGGTCGCCGCCGCGGATCAGGTCGGCCACCTCGCAGGTGACCCAGCCGGCGACGTCCTCGATCACCGGCACGCCCGCCTCGTCGGCCCAGGCGACGCCCTCGAACTTGGCCGCGCCCTTGCGGGCGAAGGTGAGCGCCAGATCGCCCTGCAGGGCCGACAGGATGTTGATCGCGAAGCGGCGGTGCGCGCGCACGACGGCCAGCAGGTCGGAGCCCTCGTCGAGGGCGACCGCGATCATCGGCGGCGTCATCGACAGGGACATGAACGCCGAGACCGTGGTGCCGTGCGGCCGGTCGCCGTCGCGCGAGGTCACGACGACGACCGGGCTGCACACACCGGCCATGGCATCCCGGAAACGCGCATTGACATCTGTGGACATCGTGGTATCCAGGCTCTCTCGAACAGGCCGGTCAGGGGATCAGGCCTTCGCGGCCAGTTCCGCCTCGTACTTCTTGGTCATGTGCTCGACAGCGGCCTCCTGCTTGGCCGCGTAACCGTCGTGCACGACCCGGGCGCGGGCGGCCGCGTTGAGCGTGGGCTGGGACTGGCCCTGGAAGTGCGGCATCACGCGCTCGGCGAAGATCTGCGCGGACCGCCAGGTGTCGGCCGGGTTGGCCCAGTCGTGACCCATCTGCAGCATGGAGCCGAAACCGCCGGACTGATCCCACAGGCGCTGCACCTGCTCGCGAGCCTGTTCGGCGGTGCCGATCACGCCGATGCCGTTGTCCTTGACGAAGTCGATCATCTCGTCGATGTGGTCGCCCTGCACGCCCATCTGCGGGAAGGCCGCCACGTGCTTGAAGTAGTCGAACCACTGCTCGATGCCGTACCGGACCTGGCGGCGCGCCTCGTCTTCGGTCTCGGCGAGGTGGAACAGACCGACCAGGCTCCAGTCCTTGCGGTCGACGGTCTTGCCGTGCGCCTCGGCGCGCTCCTCCATGATGCCCCAGTGGTGC
The nucleotide sequence above comes from Gordonia sp. PP30. Encoded proteins:
- a CDS encoding IS481 family transposase — its product is MVHANAPLTPEGRRRLAVLIVEDGWPLRRAAQRFQVSLATAKRWADRYRAGQELTDRSSRPQTCPTRLNRRTERRIIGLRFTRRWGPHRIAYHLRLPRSTVGRVLTRYRMPPLAHLDQATGLPVRRPAPKRYEVDRPGRLVHVDIKKLGRIPDGGGWRVHGRGSAQDLRAGRHRDQAARGGAAGSRGYRYLHHAVDDHSRVAYSEILDDERKETAAGFWERANAFFAEIGVTVTAVMTDNGSCYRSRVFAAALGPSIKHKRTRPYRPQTNGKVERFNRTLAAEWAYAAPYTSDTERAAAYQHWLHHYNHHRPHTGIGGLVPSARVHNLTGKYT
- the ribB gene encoding 3,4-dihydroxy-2-butanone-4-phosphate synthase, with protein sequence MTHPALSRSVTATGGTVRDAAAVIAAGGMAVVLDDTARENEADLIMAAESATVDAVAFFVEHTSGLLCVPMPREHADRLGLPPMVDDNTDVHQTAFLRSVDLRGAGTGISAIDRSATIRALADARSTPADFTSPGHTFPLAEHRRGLAARAGHTEAGVALCRIAGCTPVALICELVSADRRDMLRGEDAHRFAARHGLPVITVGQLEEFQRLRPTGNAPVPTAAGRAHAYAYASGGVEHLAMVYGDIAGRADVLVRIHSECLTGDLFASRRCDCGEQLAVSVAAMVAAGGGVVVYLTGHEGRGIGLGRKLLAYRRQAEGLDTVDANTSVGAPVDARDYAVAGQILAHLGVEQAALLTNNPDKVRRLEDQGIPVSRRVPLETVPTLENIRYLRTKRDRLGHLLADLPEETQALG
- a CDS encoding flavin reductase family protein, with amino-acid sequence MSTDVNARFRDAMAGVCSPVVVVTSRDGDRPHGTTVSAFMSLSMTPPMIAVALDEGSDLLAVVRAHRRFAINILSALQGDLALTFARKGAAKFEGVAWADEAGVPVIEDVAGWVTCEVADLIRGGDHTVVFGTVTDVDTAARAPLTYHARTFGTHLPHPPSGEKR